GAGCCAAGGTGCTCGCCCATAACAAGGAGGCCAAGGGCGCCGCGAACATCCTCGACGGCGACAAGGACCGCTACCTCCGCAACCCGTGCTCCGCGgacgacaagttcgtcgtggtacAGCTCTCCGAGGAGACGCTCGTCCACACCGTGGCGCTGGCCAACCTGGAGCACTACTCCTCCAACTTCAAGGACCTGGAGCTACATGGCAGCCTGAGCTACCCGGGGGAGGCGTGGGAACTGCTGGGGCGGTTCACGGCGGAGAACGGCAAGCACGCTCAGCGCTTCGTGCTGGCGGAGCCCCGGTGGACGCGCTACCTCCGGCTGCGCCTCGTCAGCCACTACGGCTCCGGGTTCTACTGCATCCTCAGCTACCTGGAGGTGTACGGCATCGACGCCGTGGAGCGGATGCTGCAGGACTTCGTCGCCAGCCACAGCCCCGACGCGGACGCCGCAaaggccgccgccgacgcccgtaAGGACAGCAGCCACAACGACACCGCCGGCTCCCAGGTCCACGCCAAGCAGGTGGAGGGCGGCGGGCGGAACGAGAGCACCGGCGACGTGGCGAAGAACAACGGCTCGAGGGTGGCGGACGGGAAGCCGGCGCAGGCGCAGGGCAAGGAGGCGGTGAAGCAGGCGACGGGGCGGGTGCACGGCGACGTGGTGCTCAAGATCCTGATGCAGAAGCTGAGGTCCCTGGAGCTGGGGCTGTCGACGCTGGAGGAGTACACCAAGGTGCTGAACCAGAGGTACGGCGGCAAACTGCCGGACCTGCACAACGGGCTGGCGCAGACAGGCAAGGCGCTGGAGAAGATGAAGGCGGACGTGGAGGACCTGGTGGAGTGGAAGGACAAGGTGGTACGTACTCAGTTCGCCCCAACCTTGTTTGATGCATGCAACTGAAAGGGCGAGTGGTTTGAGTTTCGTTTGTTGTCTCTCTCGTTTTGGTTCAGGCGAGGGATGTGGGAGAGCTGAGGGACTGGAAATCAAGCGTCTCGCGGAAACTAGACCATCTGGCCAGGGAGAACGCGGCGATGAGGCAAGGACCCATCACCCATGCCATGATACGCGAGCGACGAGGTAAAGCGGTCGGGTCGAGATTGTTTTGACGTGGACGTGGATGTGGATGTGCGCGCAGGTGGGATGTGGAGGAGATGAGGAGCATCCAGGAGACGCTTCAGAACAAGGAGCTGGCGGTGCTTTCCATCAGCCTCTTCTTGGCGTGCGTCGCGCTCTTGAAGCTGGCGTGCGACCGCTTGCTGCTGCTCTTCGCtagcaaggaggaggaggacggggcaGGGACGGGGTGGATGCTCGTGTTGGCGGCCAGCAGCCTCACCACCCTCATCGTGCTGCTCTACAGCTGAACGATTTGTTAGGAAGAATAGAATAATAATGACTTTGCGAGCTAGACCTCGTTACCTTCTTTCAGGTCATGTTATGACTTAGCAAGTCATTAGGCAATCTAATTCTCCCCTCGTTTAGCACAGCTAGTCTTCTTTTACAAGAGAAATAAAGTACAAGAAGAATGGGTATACTGTGCAGTATGTTGGCGAGGCTTTCAACCTTCAATACTTAAACTACAAGACGCTATGGATGACTAACGAGGAACCAAAGAAAAGGCTATCCAATAAGTCTACTTTCATCTGCAACGAGAAATGGGTTCATTTCATACCAGACAACACAAGAGCGGTGCAGCAGGTGTCAGTGGAACAAGTTACAGACCACAAAAAAATAATGGACAATTGAGCGAGCAAATTATTGAGGCACTGTTGCAATTGTGTGCTCGTCATGCTGGCATTCAGCACTAAAAACTTTTCAGAAACAAAATTGTGAAACAAGACAGGTAATTTCGACAAGCATCAGCTAAGAGTATATTATAAGGCGCGCCTCGACATCTAATTCAGACCTTATAGCCGGTTAAGGTGAATCCTCTGCCTGCAATCTCGCCTACGCAGAACCATGCATAAAGCTCAACCCCAAACAGTGTTGCAATTCCAAGGTCCTCCACCTTGAGCTCCTTCCTGTTCTTCCAAAGCTGCTTGACACCATCAACCTCTTTCCACAATGCTTCATAGCGGCCTGGTAGACTGAAGAAAACAGCAAATATATACAAGCCACTGATCAGACTCCAGAGAACAAAGGAATGGCTTAAGCACAATAGAAAACATTCACCGCGGCAAGGAAAAACAAGCAAAATGCCTTGCGCTGATCAGCATAGCTGTGCATAATCAAATTACGGCTCATGAAAGATGTAGTGTTGCACTCCATTTGAAGATAGCAAACACGTAAATATACCAAATGGAGAACCGGGCCCATGGGGAACTAGCCCATGTGGCTTAGTATTGATTATGAAGAACAGCCATGACCACTACTGCAGAGACCAGGCCTTGAACGTGGGCTTCCAATGAATCAAACCACTGGCCAACTGATAACCCCAGTTCTCAACACGGAAAAATATACGTTTAGTCCTCTCCTACAAGTGCAGCCATAGTATGGTCTTCCTACCACACACAACAACTAATCACTATTGTACCGCGTACCATCTGGAAGTTGCATTACCAAGGTAAACATGCCTCGTGGCACAGCATTCGCCACAATGTCAAATAAAAATCTGTGATAGGGAATGCAAGTTGGAAAACAATGTATTGAACAGTTCAAATTGGCAAACAATCTTGATTAATCATATTGTATTATTGTGTCAAACTAAACCGCTGGTTAAGACATCGTTAAAGGAATATATGAATGTATCAATCATGATTCAACTGGTGATGTAAGTTTGCTTGAAACCAAACTCAGCTAGTTCGCTGGTTCAACAAAACAAGGTTATGACCAGGTCAAGTGTCCATCCCATCGTATATGTCAAACTACTAGAGTGAAGTTCATAATATTTCCAAGAAGGACCACATGAATCTGGATTATATAACCACTCATGGATACCTCGAAATgtaaacaacaacaacaacaacacataACCAGAATACGGATGCACTTGACTGAGGTTGCACTTTTTGCACAAAGTAGCTAATAAGACCAAAGATTCAAAACATACACAAGTCaagaagcaacgaaactcaaggTTTTTCTATGTCAGTCAGTCAAACCTGCCTATACATGTAGAAATATCCTACACTCTTCCTGCCAATTACTCAGATCAGCATGATATTTTGATGAAATATTTGCAGGCAACAGTTGAACCGATTTCTTTGCAAACATGCAGAAAAATGGCAAATGTTTCACAGAGAGCTATATGTGCTAAGACTCACTTCTCGAATATCATACATAGTAGATTACCTTTTATTTATGATATATCAACTTCACAAGAGATTATGCTTTCACCTAAACAATCGTCCTTTATGCTACATCTGCGATGTCTCCATGCAACATGGGTCATCTGTGATCAGGCATAAGCATGGCATATATCATTTCCATTATGAAATCTCAAACTTGTGCCAACTCCAGGACAGACATATttccctcacacattgcatgactTGCAGAATTGTGATTTATCCAATTAAACCAATTATTGAACATTGCATATCTTGTTCGATTGAAGTGACAGTTATCATTTCAAGAAACAAAGGTGCATCTCCATCCACATACATAGTTTACCAATCATAAATAGTGCTCTACAAGAGGGTCATCCAGTTAGAGCAACTCTAgtagaccccgcatcccgccccgacccgtaaaataaccgccaaaatgcGGGTCGGGGCGGAAAAACCAGCACgatcagaccccgcatcccgccccggCCCGCAAAAATTTTTGGGGGGCGCGGCAAAATCCCGACCCCAACCCAGGAAACGCGGGTTTCCCCCTCGCGGCTGCGGTGCCCTGCATATAAGCGGAAGCGGTTGGTGGGGGGACATTTCATCCCGCGCTTTCCCCCACCAACCACCTCTCCTCTCCCCCCTTGCACCGCCGCCGGCCGCAGCCCAAGATTCCGGCGAAAGCAGCCGGCAGGAGCACGCCGAAAGGCCGCCACGCGCACGAGgcctcccctccctccccccctggCTCGGCGGGCCGCCGGATTTGCGGATCTGCGGCACTTCATCGCGGGCCGCTGGATTTGGCTTTTTCCGGCCGCCGGTTGCTGCCCCAAGTGATGGAGTGGTCGGGGAGCCTCTCCCGCAGCCCAGGCAAGGGCGCATCGCCGCATGCAGGTACGGGTTCGTCCGCCCGCCACCGCCGAAGGTTTGCGGGCATGGATTCGTCCGGCCGTCCACCGGGCTCAGCGCTCGCGCAGCGTCTTTGTGGCTTGCCGATGCCGCTCATACAGTGCGACGACTGCACACGGAAAGTGCTGTGGCTCACTTCGGGCACGCCGAAGCACCCCGGATGGGTGTTCTTCAAATGTGAAAACAACGGGGTACGTGCGCTTGCAGTAGCTCATTTGATAGCTCATTCTTTAGTTCAATTGCGGTAGCTCACTTCGAGCTTGCTCATTCTTTTGTGTAGGACGATGGATGCTCATTTTGGTTTTGGGAAGGCCAATACATTGATTTATTGATAGAAAGAAACTTAACAGATGTTGGTGCACTCCTTAGTACAATCGAAGGCAATGATGCGGCTGCATGTGCAACTGGAggggaagcaacgtctacttctttcAAACCAAAGATGAAGAAAGAAGAATGCAAAATCAAGAATCCGCAGATCGACAATGAATGCATGGAGAAGATATTAGTCCAACTTgtgggagcagttatggaagttggaaatcttctgaaatgcatacttgtggttcttgttttctttggttttgCTATTCTAGCAAAGATTTGGTGATGTCTTTTGTATCTAATGTTGTTGCAAAAGCAAAGAAATGCATTATGCTAGATCAATTTAAGTTGCAAATTTAAGTTTTGCGGGCCATGAGGAGCTGCGCCAGATCAGACGCCGCAaagccgacccgtaaaaaagcatattccGGGAATATCCTTTTTACGGGTCCATTATGCAGGGTCTGCAACTGCGGCCGTCCGCGCCGGCCCGCAAAGGCGTTTTTGCGTGAACTGCAAACACGTTTTGCAGGCCGGgaggatgcggggtctgctagagttgctcttaggaGCAGGCGACACTGTCCCAATACGCACACCTAGCTGAATTGCTCTGTCCTGGTAGCTGCCTAGAGTAAGCATCATGTGAACAATTAGCATAGTCCCTGCCTAGCAAATCATAAGCACCGGCTCAcagtcaaaaaaaaaaaagagcttAAACCCCGGCTAACCAGAAATTGCTGATGTAGCAATGGTCTTCCCCCGGCTAACCCAGTCAGATTTGAGCTACATTGTGGATGGCACATACAAGAGATCTCCAAAATTCCCGTATGCTATAAGTTCATAAATAGTGCAGAAAGTGAAGACTGAAGAACTATGCAATCGCTAAATCACCCAGTCACAAGTGGCGGTGGCTATACATTGAACACTTTTATATCTAATTTATGTAAAGAAGTTTGTATCCACCAAATACATCGATCACTCACCCTAGAAGGCCACACATTGCCACAGCCACGAGTGGACCACCCCATACTACGATCCGGTCCAGCTAGGCAGGCAGTAATAGAGATAGTAGGCAATTACGGCGCAAACCTCAACCACACCATGACCACCCCCGTTGCTACGAGCACAAGCAGATCCACTGATACTGCGCAACAGCCCCGATTGGAACCACACCACATGTACAGACGGTTGGACACATAAATCATTCAGGGGCTTTACCTCGCGAGGCGCGTGTAGAAGAGCTGCTTGGAGAGCTCCTGGCACTTCTCCACGGAGGGAGGCTGCACGACGTACTGCTTGTTCTTCTCCATCGCCTCCTTGTAGTAGGCGCCGCCGTGCTTCGAGGCGAATTCCGCCGCCTGCGCCGCCTTGGTCCGCAGCTGCGCGAgcctcgccgccatcgccgccggaACCTACGATGCGCACGCGGAAAGGGGTCAAATCGAAAGTATCAGATCTGGTTGCGCGGATCTAGTGCCGGATTAGGCTGAAGAGAGTGGTTGATCTGATGGGAGAGGCTAGGGTTTTGGATTGGGAAGTACCTTGACGAAACGTCGGCAAGAGGCAAGGAGGAGGTGAGGTGGGAGGAGATCGAGAGGGAGGGGGGAGTAGGACGGCGGCGGGATGGTAAGGGTGTGGGTGCTCAAGATTGGGAGGGGAAAACGGTGGGCGAGCGACCGAAGGGTATTATTGTCAGTTCACTGGTTTTGGCCACGAGAAGTTGAGGGTATTATTGTCAGTTCATTGGTTTTGGGTAggtgtgtttggttgcccgcattcAACCCAACCGGCCCGCGCGGAAAGAAGAGAAAAAGTTGGGCTGTTCGGTTGCCCGGGTTCACTATTTGGATTGCATCGCATGGAGTTTAAAACACCTCAAAG
The Aegilops tauschii subsp. strangulata cultivar AL8/78 chromosome 3, Aet v6.0, whole genome shotgun sequence genome window above contains:
- the LOC109735518 gene encoding SUN domain-containing protein 5 gives rise to the protein MSKKKREGGGGGKGGGGGAHQHRGSGGGPTAVTDVLSMDGGLREVSVSVVFSVWCLLFLLRSQFLNSQTDDPSDFYGERDNYCKVMPLEAYIFPADNASSPTCQSSSSPHHPEALPPSNASGGNSSTEAALVELDEFRSRILQGKADNDSGRHHQRVADGATHRLEPSGAEYNYAAASKGAKVLAHNKEAKGAANILDGDKDRYLRNPCSADDKFVVVQLSEETLVHTVALANLEHYSSNFKDLELHGSLSYPGEAWELLGRFTAENGKHAQRFVLAEPRWTRYLRLRLVSHYGSGFYCILSYLEVYGIDAVERMLQDFVASHSPDADAAKAAADARKDSSHNDTAGSQVHAKQVEGGGRNESTGDVAKNNGSRVADGKPAQAQGKEAVKQATGRVHGDVVLKILMQKLRSLELGLSTLEEYTKVLNQRYGGKLPDLHNGLAQTGKALEKMKADVEDLVEWKDKVARDVGELRDWKSSVSRKLDHLARENAAMRWDVEEMRSIQETLQNKELAVLSISLFLACVALLKLACDRLLLLFASKEEEDGAGTGWMLVLAASSLTTLIVLLYS
- the LOC109735514 gene encoding uncharacterized protein is translated as MAARLAQLRTKAAQAAEFASKHGGAYYKEAMEKNKQYVVQPPSVEKCQELSKQLFYTRLASLPGRYEALWKEVDGVKQLWKNRKELKVEDLGIATLFGVELYAWFCVGEIAGRGFTLTGYKV